In Mycobacterium tuberculosis H37Rv, a single window of DNA contains:
- the eccB4 gene encoding ESX-4 secretion system protein EccB4 has translation MPSPATTWLHVSGYRFLLRRIECALLFGDVCAATGALRARTTSLALGCVLAIVAAMGCAFVALLRPQSALGQAPIVMGRESGALYVRVDDVWHPVLNLASARLIAATNANPQPVSESELGHTKRGPLLGIPGAPQLLDQPLAGAESAWAICDSDNGGSTTVVVGPAEDSSAQVLTAEQMILVATESGSPTYLLYGGRRAVVDLADPAVVWALRLQGRVPHVVAQSLLNAVPEAPRITAPRIRGGGRASVGLPGFLVGGVVRITRASGDEYYVVLEDGVQRIGQVAADLLRFGDSQGSVNVPTVAPDVIRVAPIVNTLPVSAFPDRPPTPVDGSPGRAVTTLCVTWTPAQPGAARVAFLAGSGPPVPLGGVPVTLAQADGRGPALDAVYLPPGRSAYVAARSLSGGGTGTRYLVTDTGVRFAIHDDDVAHDLGLPTAAIPAPWPVLATLPSGPELSRANASVARDTVAPGP, from the coding sequence GTGCCGAGCCCAGCGACGACCTGGCTGCACGTCAGCGGGTACCGATTTCTGCTGCGGCGCATCGAGTGCGCGTTGCTGTTCGGGGATGTCTGCGCAGCGACCGGAGCACTGCGCGCGCGCACAACATCGCTGGCCCTCGGGTGCGTGCTGGCGATCGTCGCCGCGATGGGATGCGCATTCGTTGCGCTGCTGCGGCCACAGTCGGCGCTCGGTCAGGCGCCGATCGTGATGGGTCGGGAATCCGGGGCACTCTACGTGCGAGTGGACGATGTCTGGCATCCGGTGTTGAACCTGGCTTCGGCGCGGTTGATCGCGGCGACGAACGCCAACCCGCAACCGGTGTCCGAGTCCGAATTGGGCCACACCAAACGCGGTCCACTGCTCGGTATTCCAGGTGCGCCGCAGCTGCTTGACCAGCCGCTAGCCGGCGCCGAATCGGCGTGGGCGATCTGCGATAGCGACAATGGCGGATCAACGACTGTCGTCGTCGGGCCCGCCGAAGACTCGTCGGCGCAGGTGCTGACCGCCGAACAGATGATCCTGGTGGCGACCGAATCAGGTTCGCCCACCTACCTGCTCTACGGCGGTCGGCGGGCCGTGGTGGATCTGGCCGACCCGGCGGTGGTGTGGGCGCTGCGGCTGCAGGGCCGGGTCCCGCACGTGGTCGCGCAATCGTTGCTCAACGCCGTCCCGGAGGCACCGCGCATCACGGCTCCCCGGATTCGTGGCGGCGGGCGGGCCTCGGTCGGGCTGCCCGGGTTTCTGGTCGGCGGTGTGGTGCGCATCACTCGCGCGAGCGGTGATGAGTATTACGTGGTGCTGGAGGACGGCGTGCAGCGCATCGGCCAGGTCGCCGCGGATTTGTTGCGGTTCGGCGATTCGCAGGGCAGCGTCAACGTCCCGACGGTGGCCCCCGATGTGATTCGCGTCGCTCCGATCGTGAACACCTTGCCGGTGTCGGCCTTTCCCGACCGGCCGCCAACACCGGTGGACGGCTCGCCGGGAAGGGCGGTCACCACGTTGTGCGTGACCTGGACGCCCGCGCAGCCGGGTGCTGCTCGCGTCGCGTTCTTGGCGGGCAGCGGCCCGCCGGTGCCCCTCGGAGGGGTTCCGGTGACACTGGCACAAGCCGACGGTCGCGGCCCCGCACTGGACGCGGTGTACCTGCCGCCGGGACGCAGCGCCTACGTAGCCGCGCGCAGCCTGTCCGGCGGCGGCACCGGCACGCGCTACCTGGTCACCGACACCGGAGTGCGGTTCGCGATCCACGACGACGACGTGGCACACGACCTCGGTCTGCCGACGGCTGCCATCCCGGCGCCGTGGCCGGTGTTGGCGACACTGCCGTCCGGACCGGAGCTGAGTAGAGCCAACGCGTCAGTCGCCCGCGATACCGTTGCGCCCGGGCCGTAG
- the cut3 gene encoding cutinase translates to MNNRPIRLLTSGRAGLGAGALITAVVLLIALGAVWTPVAFADGCPDAEVTFARGTGEPPGIGRVGQAFVDSLRQQTGMEIGVYPVNYAASRLQLHGGDGANDAISHIKSMASSCPNTKLVLGGYSQGATVIDIVAGVPLGSISFGSPLPAAYADNVAAVAVFGNPSNRAGGSLSSLSPLFGSKAIDLCNPTDPICHVGPGNEFSGHIDGYIPTYTTQAASFVVQRLRAGSVPHLPGSVPQLPGSVLQMPGTAAPAPESLHGR, encoded by the coding sequence GTGAACAATCGACCCATCCGCCTGCTGACATCCGGCAGGGCTGGTTTGGGTGCGGGCGCATTGATCACCGCCGTCGTCCTGCTCATCGCCTTGGGCGCTGTTTGGACCCCGGTTGCCTTCGCCGATGGATGCCCGGACGCCGAAGTCACGTTCGCCCGCGGCACCGGCGAGCCGCCCGGAATCGGGCGCGTTGGCCAGGCGTTCGTCGACTCGCTGCGCCAGCAGACTGGCATGGAGATCGGAGTATACCCGGTGAATTACGCCGCCAGCCGCCTACAGCTGCACGGGGGAGACGGCGCCAACGACGCCATATCGCACATTAAGTCCATGGCCTCGTCATGCCCGAACACCAAGCTGGTCTTGGGCGGCTATTCGCAGGGCGCAACCGTGATCGATATCGTGGCCGGGGTTCCGTTGGGCAGCATCAGCTTTGGCAGTCCGCTACCTGCGGCATACGCAGACAACGTCGCAGCGGTCGCGGTCTTCGGCAATCCGTCCAACCGCGCCGGCGGATCGCTGTCGAGCCTGAGCCCGCTATTCGGTTCCAAGGCGATTGACCTGTGCAATCCCACCGATCCGATCTGCCATGTGGGCCCCGGCAACGAATTCAGCGGACACATCGACGGCTACATACCCACCTACACCACCCAGGCGGCTAGTTTCGTCGTGCAGAGGCTCCGCGCCGGGTCGGTGCCACATCTGCCTGGATCCGTCCCGCAGCTGCCCGGGTCTGTCCTTCAGATGCCCGGCACTGCCGCACCGGCTCCCGAATCGCTGCACGGTCGCTGA
- the cut4 gene encoding cutinase, which yields MIPRPQPHSGRWRAGAARRLTSLVAAAFAAATLLLTPALAPPASAGCPDAEVVFARGTGEPPGLGRVGQAFVSSLRQQTNKSIGTYGVNYPANGDFLAAADGANDASDHIQQMASACRATRLVLGGYSQGAAVIDIVTAAPLPGLGFTQPLPPAADDHIAAIALFGNPSGRAGGLMSALTPQFGSKTINLCNNGDPICSDGNRWRAHLGYVPGMTNQAARFVASRI from the coding sequence GTGATCCCACGCCCGCAGCCGCATTCGGGCCGCTGGCGAGCCGGTGCCGCACGCCGCCTCACCAGCCTGGTGGCCGCCGCCTTTGCGGCGGCCACACTGTTGCTTACCCCCGCGCTGGCACCACCGGCATCGGCGGGCTGCCCGGATGCCGAGGTGGTGTTCGCCCGCGGAACCGGCGAACCACCTGGCCTCGGTCGGGTAGGCCAAGCTTTCGTCAGTTCATTGCGCCAGCAGACCAACAAGAGCATCGGGACATACGGAGTCAACTACCCGGCCAACGGTGATTTCTTGGCCGCCGCTGACGGCGCGAACGACGCCAGCGACCACATTCAGCAGATGGCCAGCGCGTGCCGGGCCACGAGGTTGGTGCTCGGCGGCTACTCCCAGGGTGCGGCCGTGATCGACATCGTCACCGCCGCACCACTGCCCGGCCTCGGGTTCACGCAGCCGTTGCCGCCCGCAGCGGACGATCACATCGCCGCGATCGCCCTGTTCGGGAATCCCTCGGGCCGCGCTGGCGGGCTGATGAGCGCCCTGACCCCTCAATTCGGGTCCAAGACCATCAACCTCTGCAACAACGGCGACCCGATTTGTTCGGACGGCAACCGGTGGCGAGCGCACCTAGGCTACGTGCCCGGGATGACCAACCAGGCGGCGCGTTTCGTCGCGAGCAGGATCTAA